Part of the Paenibacillus sp. FSL R7-0273 genome is shown below.
GTTCGGTTACTTCACTCCGTCGCAGTATGAGGCTTTTATCCGCGAGCATTTAAGCGGCCGGGCGCAGCTTGAGGTGTTCCGCCACTATTTGCAGGAGGGCTACACCGAGGCGCTGCGCGGCCGGGTTAATGTGATGGATGAAGACGGAAACGGGGTGCCGCTGCCGGACAGCACCTGCTTTATTGTGATCCGCAAGGGGCAGGCGGCAGACTGAAACCGGTAGTTTAGAGCAACAATCAGGCCTGAGACTGTATTGGCATAATGCCGGTGCAGTTTCAGGCCTGTTGATTGTCCGGTCTACCAGTTAAATGGATAATACGTTAAGATTAATAGAGCAGAGCGTTCAAATGCAAATAGCACCCGCTGTAATCGAACTTGAAGTAATGGTAAGAGCAATAATCAGGCTGGAGGAAACAGACATGAACCCTAGTAATATAAAAGTGCTTGTCGTAGAAGACGATGCCGATATTAACCGGCTGCTGTGTCATATCCTTGCTGCTGAAGGATTAACCGCAATTCCGGCATTTTCGGGCAGTGAGGCGGAGCTCAGGCTGTCACTTGAAGCCTATCAGCTGGTGCTGATGGATCTGATGCTGCCCGGTATGGCAGGAGAGGCGCTGATTGGACGTATCCGCGGGCAGTCCACTGTTCCAATCATCGTCATTTCTGCAAAAAGCACGCTTGAGGATAAAGTAAGCCTGCTGCGCCATGGGGCAGATGACTATATTACCAAACCTTTTGACCAGGAAGAGGTCATGGCCAGAGTGCACGCACAGCTCCGCCGTCTGCAATATGCACCCGTACAGGAGCGGGGCGGGGAGACAGCACAGCTGCGCGGTCTGTTTATGGACAAGGGCCGGCATGAGGTTGTGCTGAACAATGAGCCGCTTGCTTTGACAAAATATGAATTTGAGATTCTGGCGCTGCTCCTGTCAAGGCCTGACCATATCTTTTCCAAAAGCGAGCTGTACCGGAATATCTGGCAAGGCACCTATCTCGGAGATGACAACACGATTAACGTACATATCAGCAATCTGCGGGCCAAATTCGCCGCGGTAACGGAAGAGGAGTATATCCGCACCGTCTGGGGAATCGGGTTCAAGCTTGTGTAGAGGAGCTTCTTTATCCTTTCTTAAGATTTCACTTAAAGCTTATTAAAAGTGGACTGGATACAATGAAATTATCAAAGTGCAAGGGAGTCTTAGTGATGATGCATTGTATACTGGAGATAGAGTCACTCGGCAAAACGTATAAGGATGTACCCGCGCTTCAGGATATTCAATTAAGTATTGCGGCAGGCGATATTGCTGCAGTCATCGGCAAGAACGGCGCAGGTAAAACCACCCTGTTCAAATGTGTAACCGGGCAGGTGTTTCCGACCTCAGGCACAATTACCCTTTATGGAAAAAAGGATCCCGCCGGAGTAAGGCAGCAGCGCCGTAGAATCGGGGCGATGATTGAAGAACCGGCTTTTTTTCCGGATTTTACAGCCAGGCAGAACCTGGAGTATTTCCGCCAGCAGCGGGGTATTGCAGGTAAAGAAGCTATCGTGCAGGCCCTTAGGGACGTAAACCTGCTGGATACGGGTAAGAAGAAATTCAAAGCGTTCTCTCTCGGGATGAAGCAGCGTCTGGGATTGGCGCTGGCCCTGATGTCGCATCCGAACCTGCTGATTCTGGATGAGCCGACCAACGGGCTTGACCCTGAGGGGAAGGCTGAAATCAGGGAGCTGCTGCGGACTTTAAATGAAGAGAAGAAGGTAACGATCCTGATCTCAAGTCATGTGCTGTCTGAGCTGCAAAGCGTGGCTACACGTTATATTTTTATGGACCGGGGGCGGATCGTGGAGCAGCTGACGGCTGAGGAGCTCTTGCACAAGACACAGAGAGCTGTCGAGCTGGTTGTAGATAACAGCGGCAAAGCAGCTACAGTACTTGAGCAGCATTTTCCGGACATCCCGTACCGGATTCTGCCTGACAACCGGATCCGGCTGTCCGGCGGTACAGACAAGACAGAACAGTTGAACCGGGCGCTGTATAGCCACGGGGTCGGCGTGCGTTCGATTGCTGCCACAGGAGAAGATCTGGAAGCCTATTATCTGGGTCTGCTGGGAGGCGAGAAGCATGCTTAATTTGATGAAAAGCGAGCAGTACCGCTTTGTACGGACATGGAATTATTATTACACAGGCTTGCTCTATATTCTGCTGATGGCTGCAGCAGCAATAACCCTGTATGGCTTCCAGCAGTTCGATCCCGGATTTCAATACGGTAATGAGCGTTTCTTCTACCGTAATATTCAAGCTATGATGCCGCTAATATTTCTGCTGCTCTTTACCTTCCCGCTGATTCTGATGGGCGAACATAAGCAGGTGCTTAAGAATACAGCAGCGTACGGCTACAGCAGACATCAGATTTATGCCGCTAAGCTCATGGTTACAATGGCCGGATTTCTGTTGTTCGCACTTGCCCTGACGGGGGTGTCGGTTTTGTTTGGAGCGGCTCTGCTGAACCGCAGCCATGAGCATGCACTGGCGGAGTACAGCAAAAGCCTGCTCAGCGTGCTGCCCGTAATGATCGCCGGTATCACTACCTACTATTGTCTGGCAGCGGTGATGAAGAAGAATACGCAGATTATGATCGCTTATTTGCTGATCTATTTCCTGCCCCATTATATTCTGGGTGCCCTTAAAGGCAAATTTGCCTGGGCAGCATGGCTTTACAGCCATAACCCTGTCTACTATTTATTCAACCTTTATAAAGAAATGACTTATCCCGCCTGGGAGCCCTGGGTGTCAGGAGCAGCTTATACACTGATTTTTTGCGCGCTGGGCCTGTATCTATTTAATAAAGAAGAATTCTGACCATAGCAGTCATCTGCACGCTGGTCTAAGGAGGGAGGAGGAGGCATGCACCCGGCTATTGCCATTCTGTTAGCGCTGGCTGCTGTCTTCCTGCTGATAGCGTATCTGCTGCAGCGGCACAGCATCATTCAGGTTAGACGGCAGCTTGCAGATGCAGACTCTCCTTCTGTACACCACCTTCATCTAAAGCTGCCGCTGCCCGGCCGTGAAATGGAGCAGCTGGTGGCAGCTGTCAACG
Proteins encoded:
- a CDS encoding ABC transporter ATP-binding protein, with amino-acid sequence MMHCILEIESLGKTYKDVPALQDIQLSIAAGDIAAVIGKNGAGKTTLFKCVTGQVFPTSGTITLYGKKDPAGVRQQRRRIGAMIEEPAFFPDFTARQNLEYFRQQRGIAGKEAIVQALRDVNLLDTGKKKFKAFSLGMKQRLGLALALMSHPNLLILDEPTNGLDPEGKAEIRELLRTLNEEKKVTILISSHVLSELQSVATRYIFMDRGRIVEQLTAEELLHKTQRAVELVVDNSGKAATVLEQHFPDIPYRILPDNRIRLSGGTDKTEQLNRALYSHGVGVRSIAATGEDLEAYYLGLLGGEKHA
- a CDS encoding ABC transporter permease subunit, producing the protein MLNLMKSEQYRFVRTWNYYYTGLLYILLMAAAAITLYGFQQFDPGFQYGNERFFYRNIQAMMPLIFLLLFTFPLILMGEHKQVLKNTAAYGYSRHQIYAAKLMVTMAGFLLFALALTGVSVLFGAALLNRSHEHALAEYSKSLLSVLPVMIAGITTYYCLAAVMKKNTQIMIAYLLIYFLPHYILGALKGKFAWAAWLYSHNPVYYLFNLYKEMTYPAWEPWVSGAAYTLIFCALGLYLFNKEEF
- a CDS encoding response regulator transcription factor: MNPSNIKVLVVEDDADINRLLCHILAAEGLTAIPAFSGSEAELRLSLEAYQLVLMDLMLPGMAGEALIGRIRGQSTVPIIVISAKSTLEDKVSLLRHGADDYITKPFDQEEVMARVHAQLRRLQYAPVQERGGETAQLRGLFMDKGRHEVVLNNEPLALTKYEFEILALLLSRPDHIFSKSELYRNIWQGTYLGDDNTINVHISNLRAKFAAVTEEEYIRTVWGIGFKLV